TGTGTCGAACCACGTCTGACCACACTGCCAATAATTTCCGCTACTAGGAACGCGGTATAAATGCCACCAAGCACCAGGAAGTAGCAGCTAAATACAGTAAACTGACCAAAAACGTCCAACGCAAACCAGCCATCTGAATCGGTGACCGAAAACGTGAGCAGCGTTTGCAGCGATAAAGCTACGAGTGTGTTGAATCCAAACACCAGTCCAAAACAATCGTCCGAAATGTTTTTGGCAATTTCCGCACTTACCACGGTGATGGCAAAGGCGTAAAGTACACAAAATACCATGTAACCGAGGTAGGACACGATCAGGTTACCGGTCTTGGTGGCCAACAGCATTGCACCACCGGCGGCAAACGAAAGCAATGCTAGCGACAGTAGACTGGTGCGAGGTTTAAGGAATCCGCTGTGCAAATATCCAGCCAGCAGTGCTACGATGGCACCGAGCAGCGTTAGGGCCGCTTCAACCGCTCCGTTCCAGATGGCCGGTTGTGTTTCATCGATGGAACTCCACAGAGCTTGCACATAGGCTAGAATTTGGATGTAGCCAGCCATGGCCAGCGCATACCATATGCTCCATTGAAGGACGCTCCGATTGGTGAACGAGGTGCGAAAGTGTGTCCACAGCAGTACGAACGCACCTTTCAACCGAGAACGAAATGATGACATTACACGCCGGTTCGGTGTCATCGGAGGCTTACTATCATCCGAATTATCGTCTTCTATGACATCGACCATCTTCATTTGCTTGTCACCGATCACCGTGGTATCGCTGATGGTGGTACATTGTACTGCGGTTGAATCGCCTGCTGATGATTGGCTGGGTAAAGTTTGTCGATGAAAGTACATACTGTTGGGAACCGACGGCAGAAATAGTGCCCAAAGTGTGGCACTGATTTGTGCGGCTAGCGACAAATAATTAAGCTGCCGATAGTCCATCGCCTCAAAGTACACCAGCAGCTGGGCGAGGCTGGCAGCAAAGAACCGCCCACTGTAAATTGCTGCCCGTGTGTGCGAGGTTACTTTCTGATAGTGCTCACGA
This genomic window from Anopheles maculipalpis chromosome 2RL, idAnoMacuDA_375_x, whole genome shotgun sequence contains:
- the LOC126557919 gene encoding thiamine transporter 1-like, with protein sequence MQQWLKISLLVCTFGFLKEIRPSEPFIVDYLAGPWRNLTMDQIVQEAFPIGTYSYLAQLAIIFLVTDFLRYKPIIIVNGAAGIVVWSMLTWTTSLTALKVLEIFYGTYCAAEVAYFSYIYAKVDREHYQKVTSHTRAAIYSGRFFAASLAQLLVYFEAMDYRQLNYLSLAAQISATLWALFLPSVPNSMYFHRQTLPSQSSAGDSTAVQCTTISDTTVIGDKQMKMVDVIEDDNSDDSKPPMTPNRRVMSSFRSRLKGAFVLLWTHFRTSFTNRSVLQWSIWYALAMAGYIQILAYVQALWSSIDETQPAIWNGAVEAALTLLGAIVALLAGYLHSGFLKPRTSLLSLALLSFAAGGAMLLATKTGNLIVSYLGYMVFCVLYAFAITVVSAEIAKNISDDCFGLVFGFNTLVALSLQTLLTFSVTDSDGWFALDVFGQFTVFSCYFLVLGGIYTAFLVAEIIGSVVRRGSTQ